From a region of the Campylobacter showae genome:
- a CDS encoding cytochrome ubiquinol oxidase subunit I, whose translation MSEIASVDWSRAQFALTAIYHFLFVPLTLGLSFIIAIMESIYVKTGNEQWLKITKFWLKLFGINFAIGVATGIIMEFEFGTNWANYSWFVGDIFGAPLAIEGLLAFFMEATFFAVMFFGWDKVSKKFHLISTWLVAIGSNLSALWILIANGWMQYPIGMKFNPATARMEMENFFEVALSPVGIIKFLHTVTSGYVASALFVIGISAWFILKGRHLIMAKKSIIVAASFGLVTSLFLMFSGDESAYQVARTQPMKLAAMEGLYKGETNAGLVAMGVLDPSKKVGDDKDPFLFEIKFPYALGVMATRGFNNFTPGIDDLVHGNETHGIEGVASKMAKGSLAVSALTTYNAAKKSGDKAAMEQAEQTLAQNMKFLGYGYLEKPADAVPPVGLTFYSFHVMVALGTYFLALFFVVLYLCMANNIENFKKLLWLCVFSIPLGLVAIETGWIVAEVGRQPWVVQDLMTVGVGATNLADTNVKISFWLFAVLFTALLIAEIKIMLKQIKIGFENHA comes from the coding sequence ATGTCTGAAATCGCTTCGGTCGATTGGTCTAGAGCGCAGTTTGCGCTCACCGCCATATACCACTTTTTGTTTGTTCCGCTCACGCTGGGACTTAGTTTTATCATCGCCATTATGGAGAGTATCTACGTCAAAACCGGTAACGAGCAGTGGCTAAAAATCACCAAATTTTGGCTCAAACTCTTCGGTATAAACTTCGCTATCGGCGTAGCTACCGGTATCATAATGGAATTTGAGTTCGGCACCAACTGGGCAAACTACAGCTGGTTTGTTGGCGACATCTTCGGCGCGCCGCTAGCTATCGAGGGCTTGCTCGCGTTCTTTATGGAGGCGACGTTCTTTGCCGTTATGTTTTTCGGCTGGGATAAGGTTAGCAAGAAATTTCACCTCATCTCGACCTGGCTCGTGGCTATCGGCTCAAATTTGAGCGCGCTTTGGATCCTCATCGCAAACGGCTGGATGCAGTATCCAATTGGTATGAAATTTAACCCGGCAACCGCTAGAATGGAAATGGAAAATTTCTTTGAAGTAGCGCTTAGCCCGGTAGGTATCATCAAATTTTTACACACCGTTACTAGCGGCTACGTTGCTAGCGCGCTTTTCGTGATAGGAATTTCAGCGTGGTTTATCCTAAAAGGACGCCACCTAATCATGGCTAAAAAATCAATCATCGTAGCGGCAAGCTTCGGCCTCGTTACGTCGCTGTTTTTGATGTTTAGCGGCGACGAGAGCGCATATCAAGTCGCACGTACTCAGCCGATGAAACTAGCCGCGATGGAAGGCCTTTATAAAGGCGAAACAAATGCCGGCCTAGTCGCGATGGGCGTGCTAGATCCGTCTAAAAAAGTAGGCGACGACAAAGATCCGTTTTTATTCGAGATAAAATTTCCTTACGCGCTCGGAGTTATGGCTACGAGAGGGTTTAACAACTTTACTCCCGGCATCGACGACCTAGTGCACGGCAATGAAACTCACGGCATAGAAGGCGTCGCAAGTAAGATGGCCAAAGGCTCGTTAGCCGTTAGCGCGCTAACAACCTATAACGCCGCTAAAAAATCAGGCGATAAAGCCGCGATGGAACAAGCCGAGCAAACTCTAGCTCAAAATATGAAATTTCTAGGCTACGGTTATCTTGAAAAGCCTGCCGACGCCGTGCCGCCTGTGGGCTTAACGTTTTATAGCTTCCACGTGATGGTTGCGCTTGGCACTTACTTTTTAGCGCTATTTTTCGTCGTGCTTTATCTTTGCATGGCGAACAATATCGAAAATTTCAAAAAGCTACTCTGGCTTTGCGTATTTAGTATCCCGCTAGGACTAGTGGCGATCGAGACGGGCTGGATAGTAGCCGAAGTAGGGCGCCAGCCGTGGGTCGTACAAGATCTCATGACGGTGGGCGTGGGAGCGACGAATTTAGCCGATACCAACGTCAAAATTTCGTTCTGGCTATTTGCCGTTTTATTTACGGCGCTTTTGATAGCCGAGATAAAAATCATGCTAAAACAGATAAAAATAGGATTTGAAAACCATGCTTAG
- a CDS encoding CTP synthase, which translates to MQKNSNETKYIFITGGVLSSLGKGIAAASIATLLKNTGLKVSMLKADPYINVDPGTMSPLEHGEVFVTDDGAETDLDLGHYERFLDESLSQDNNFTTGRVYSSVIEKERRGDYLGKTIQVIPHIVGEIVDRIKKAGEGRDILIVEIGGTVGDIEGLPFLEAIRALRIEVGRKRAMNIHLTLVPFIKVAGELKTKPTQHSVGELRRIGISPDMIICRAEQPLNRELKDKIAASCGVERNCVIESIDSASIYQVPLAFYNQDVLTPIAEILNLGELKLDMRNWDSLVKRIIAPTKETTIAFVGKYVDLKESYKSLTESIIHAGASLDARVNLKWIDSEKIEPSNVEELLKDVGGVLVAGGFGERGVSGKIEAIKYARENGVPYLGICLGMQLALIEFARNVLKLEDANSVEFKPECVNPIIYLIDSFIDAHGQTQIRTHQSPVGGTMRLGAYACDVKPGSLLSQIYGGAKCVKERHRHRYEANPKYRAEFEANGLIVSGESDGLIEAVELSSPAAGAKNSHPWFVGVQFHPEFTSRLTNPNPVVLGFIKASLEKSK; encoded by the coding sequence ATGCAAAAAAATTCAAACGAAACAAAGTATATTTTTATAACCGGCGGCGTGCTAAGCTCGCTAGGTAAGGGCATCGCGGCGGCTTCTATCGCCACGCTTCTTAAAAACACGGGCTTAAAAGTAAGCATGCTAAAAGCAGATCCCTACATCAACGTAGATCCTGGCACCATGAGTCCGCTCGAGCACGGCGAGGTTTTCGTTACCGACGACGGTGCGGAGACGGATCTGGATCTAGGACACTACGAGAGATTTTTAGACGAGAGTCTAAGCCAAGATAACAACTTCACGACCGGCCGCGTTTATAGCTCCGTCATCGAAAAAGAGCGCAGAGGCGACTATCTGGGCAAAACTATCCAGGTTATCCCGCACATCGTGGGCGAGATCGTTGACCGTATCAAAAAGGCGGGCGAGGGTCGCGACATACTGATCGTAGAGATCGGCGGCACCGTAGGCGACATCGAGGGCTTGCCGTTTTTAGAGGCTATCCGCGCCCTTCGCATAGAGGTCGGCCGCAAACGCGCGATGAATATTCACCTAACTCTCGTGCCCTTTATCAAGGTTGCAGGCGAGCTAAAAACTAAACCGACTCAGCACAGCGTCGGCGAGCTACGCCGTATCGGCATTAGCCCAGATATGATCATCTGCCGCGCCGAGCAGCCGCTAAACCGCGAGCTAAAGGATAAAATAGCCGCCAGCTGCGGCGTAGAGCGCAACTGCGTCATCGAGAGTATCGACTCGGCTAGCATCTATCAGGTGCCGCTCGCGTTTTATAATCAAGACGTCTTAACCCCGATCGCCGAAATTTTAAATTTGGGCGAACTAAAGCTTGATATGCGCAACTGGGACAGCCTAGTTAAGCGCATCATCGCGCCGACGAAAGAAACCACGATAGCATTTGTGGGTAAATACGTCGATCTAAAAGAGAGCTACAAGAGCCTGACCGAGAGTATAATTCACGCGGGCGCGAGCCTTGACGCGAGGGTAAATTTAAAGTGGATAGATAGTGAGAAAATCGAGCCTTCAAACGTCGAGGAGCTACTAAAAGACGTGGGCGGCGTGCTTGTCGCCGGAGGTTTTGGCGAGCGCGGCGTGAGCGGCAAGATCGAGGCGATAAAATACGCCCGCGAAAACGGCGTGCCGTATCTTGGCATCTGCCTAGGTATGCAGCTAGCGCTCATCGAGTTTGCCCGCAACGTGCTAAAGCTCGAGGATGCAAATTCGGTCGAATTTAAGCCCGAGTGCGTAAATCCTATCATCTATCTTATCGATAGTTTCATCGACGCGCACGGCCAGACGCAGATCCGCACGCACCAAAGCCCGGTCGGCGGCACGATGAGGCTTGGGGCGTATGCTTGCGACGTGAAGCCCGGCTCGTTGCTGAGTCAAATTTACGGCGGCGCCAAATGCGTCAAAGAACGCCACCGCCACCGCTACGAGGCAAATCCGAAATACAGAGCCGAATTTGAAGCAAACGGCTTGATAGTTAGCGGCGAGAGCGACGGGCTGATCGAGGCCGTCGAGCTTAGCTCGCCTGCGGCGGGCGCTAAAAACTCGCATCCGTGGTTTGTCGGCGTGCAGTTTCATCCGGAATTTACCAGCCGTCTAACGAATCCAAATCCCGTAGTTTTGGGTTTTATCAAAGCTAGCCTAGAAAAATCGAAATAA
- the ilvD gene encoding dihydroxy-acid dehydratase, protein MRSDIIKKGYTRAPHRSLLRATGLKDEDFEKPFIGVANSFIEIIPGHFFLNKYSEILKDEIRKNGCVPFEFNCIGVDDGIAMGHSGMLYSLPSRELIANSIETVMNAHALDGLVCMPNCDKIVPGMVMGALRVNVPTVFVSGGPMKKGYTKKGEPIDLSTAFEAVGKFETKEISAEELKEIECKACPSGGSCSGMFTANSMNTLCEAMGIALKGNGTVPALTPEREELIRQAGRRICQIALDEKYKIRNIVNEKSIQNALVVDMAMGGSSNTVLHILAIAREAGVNLQIAGLNEISRKIAHIAKISPSLPNVHMEDIDSAGGLSAVINEISRRDNGLLGLDALTVTGESLGERVGASAIKDESVIRKVENAYSQVGGLAILFGNLAEQGCVIKTAGIIGERKFSGKAVCFNSQDEAIEGISNGKVNKGDVVVIRYEGPRGGPGMQEMLSPTSLIMGRGLGADVALITDGRFSGATRGLSIGHVSPEAAEGGMIGLLEDGDIIDIDVDTYAINVRLSEAEITKRRAKFKPIEKPLPFRWLRMYRKLVTNASNGAILEA, encoded by the coding sequence TTGAGAAGCGACATCATCAAAAAAGGCTATACGCGCGCGCCGCACAGAAGCTTGCTAAGAGCGACTGGGTTAAAGGACGAGGACTTTGAAAAGCCATTTATCGGCGTGGCAAATAGCTTCATAGAGATTATCCCCGGGCACTTTTTCCTCAACAAATACTCCGAAATTTTAAAAGACGAGATCCGCAAAAACGGCTGCGTGCCGTTTGAGTTTAACTGCATCGGCGTGGACGACGGCATCGCAATGGGGCACAGCGGGATGCTCTATAGCCTGCCTAGCCGCGAGCTCATCGCAAACTCGATCGAAACGGTTATGAATGCGCACGCCCTGGACGGTCTTGTGTGTATGCCAAACTGCGATAAAATCGTGCCCGGCATGGTGATGGGCGCGCTTCGCGTGAACGTGCCGACGGTTTTTGTTAGCGGCGGCCCGATGAAAAAGGGCTACACCAAAAAGGGCGAGCCGATCGACCTATCCACGGCGTTTGAGGCAGTGGGTAAATTTGAAACCAAAGAGATCAGCGCCGAGGAGCTAAAAGAGATCGAGTGCAAAGCCTGTCCAAGCGGCGGCAGCTGCTCGGGGATGTTTACGGCAAACTCGATGAATACGCTGTGCGAAGCGATGGGTATCGCGCTAAAAGGCAACGGCACGGTGCCAGCCCTAACTCCTGAGCGCGAGGAGCTTATCAGGCAGGCGGGACGTCGCATCTGCCAGATAGCGCTCGATGAAAAATACAAAATCCGCAACATCGTGAACGAAAAATCGATCCAAAACGCCCTAGTCGTCGATATGGCGATGGGCGGTAGCAGCAACACCGTGCTGCACATCCTAGCTATCGCGCGCGAAGCTGGGGTAAATTTACAGATCGCGGGACTTAACGAGATCAGCCGCAAGATCGCGCACATCGCTAAAATCAGCCCGAGCCTACCAAACGTGCATATGGAGGACATCGACTCTGCGGGCGGTCTAAGCGCCGTGATAAATGAAATTTCGCGCCGCGACAACGGGCTACTTGGTCTAGACGCGCTAACGGTCACGGGCGAGAGCCTAGGCGAGCGTGTCGGAGCTAGCGCCATAAAAGACGAATCGGTCATCCGTAAGGTCGAAAACGCCTACTCGCAGGTCGGCGGGCTGGCGATTTTGTTTGGAAATTTAGCCGAGCAGGGCTGCGTCATCAAGACCGCGGGCATCATCGGCGAACGCAAATTTAGCGGCAAGGCCGTGTGCTTTAACAGCCAAGACGAGGCGATAGAGGGCATCTCAAACGGCAAGGTAAACAAAGGCGACGTGGTCGTCATCCGCTACGAAGGGCCGCGCGGAGGCCCGGGTATGCAGGAGATGCTAAGCCCTACGAGCCTAATCATGGGGCGAGGGCTGGGCGCGGACGTGGCGCTAATCACGGACGGCAGGTTTAGCGGCGCTACTAGAGGGCTAAGTATCGGACACGTGAGTCCCGAAGCTGCCGAGGGCGGCATGATCGGACTGTTAGAGGACGGCGATATCATCGACATCGACGTGGACACATACGCGATCAACGTGCGTCTAAGCGAAGCCGAGATCACCAAGCGCAGAGCTAAATTTAAGCCGATCGAAAAGCCTCTGCCGTTTCGCTGGCTGCGAATGTATCGCAAGCTTGTAACAAATGCTAGCAACGGAGCGATTTTGGAGGCGTAG
- the recJ gene encoding single-stranded-DNA-specific exonuclease RecJ: MLNKEKIKELLNQRFEKDIHKKLSEIPTPDALKDVFKGAERIKRAIEQNEKIVVVGDYDVDGVIASVIMAEFFDDLGVSEYFVRIPNRFSDGYGLNPQIVEEIADAGLIVTVDNGISANDAAQICKQKGIDLIITDHHMPPDVLPEAYAIINPKQKDCHFPNVEICGAQVAWYLVGALKDVCRINYDMGKFLDLLAIAIIADMMELRDLNRILVKLGVNRLNSSRRPAFTAIKQLYGKDKFECDDISFLIAPLINSSGRMDDASVSFEFLRAKNIDRACECLDTIVSFNNSRKEEERTLFECSLKDVREDEHIIVTWGRGWHEGVIGIVASRLAKQFKKPAIVFSIDENRAKGSARSVGKLDILSLIASHENLLAGYGGHKGAAGIVIDPANLEAFKNAINSSCMLMDLHEFSAFDEPLGEIEAGEVDFELLEILEHFEPYGQKNPRPLFEIKSAVVKNKKLIGREQNHLKLILQKDGKCLEALFFNFTREPHAGESIDLVFSVSKNSFRGLVTPQLLVKEIS, translated from the coding sequence ATGTTAAATAAGGAAAAGATAAAGGAATTACTGAACCAAAGATTTGAAAAGGACATTCACAAAAAACTTTCAGAAATTCCTACGCCTGATGCATTAAAGGACGTATTTAAAGGTGCCGAGCGCATAAAACGCGCGATCGAACAAAACGAAAAGATAGTCGTCGTCGGCGACTACGACGTGGACGGCGTGATCGCCAGCGTCATAATGGCCGAGTTTTTCGATGATTTGGGCGTTAGCGAGTATTTCGTGCGTATCCCAAATCGCTTTAGCGACGGCTATGGGCTAAATCCGCAAATCGTCGAGGAGATCGCGGACGCAGGGCTCATCGTGACCGTAGATAACGGCATCTCGGCAAACGACGCGGCTCAAATTTGCAAGCAAAAAGGCATCGATCTCATCATCACCGATCATCACATGCCGCCCGACGTCCTGCCCGAGGCCTATGCGATCATAAACCCGAAGCAAAAGGATTGCCACTTTCCAAACGTCGAAATCTGCGGCGCTCAGGTCGCGTGGTATCTAGTGGGCGCACTAAAAGACGTGTGCCGCATCAACTACGATATGGGTAAATTTCTCGATCTCCTCGCCATCGCGATAATAGCCGATATGATGGAGCTTCGCGACCTAAACCGCATCCTGGTTAAGCTTGGCGTAAACCGCCTAAACAGCTCGCGCAGGCCCGCATTTACGGCGATAAAGCAGCTTTACGGCAAGGATAAATTTGAGTGCGACGACATCAGCTTTCTCATCGCGCCGCTAATAAACTCTTCTGGCCGTATGGACGATGCGAGCGTGTCTTTTGAGTTTTTGCGCGCCAAAAACATAGACCGTGCCTGCGAGTGTCTCGACACCATCGTGAGCTTCAACAACTCGCGCAAGGAGGAGGAGCGTACGCTTTTTGAGTGCTCGCTAAAGGACGTGCGCGAGGATGAGCATATCATCGTGACGTGGGGCAGGGGCTGGCACGAGGGCGTCATCGGCATCGTCGCATCGCGCCTGGCTAAGCAGTTTAAAAAGCCCGCCATCGTCTTTAGTATCGATGAAAACCGCGCCAAAGGCAGCGCTAGAAGCGTGGGCAAGCTAGACATCCTCTCGCTCATCGCTAGCCACGAAAATTTACTTGCAGGCTACGGCGGGCATAAGGGGGCTGCGGGCATCGTGATAGATCCGGCAAATTTAGAAGCGTTTAAAAACGCGATAAATAGCTCGTGTATGCTGATGGATTTGCACGAATTTAGCGCGTTTGACGAGCCGTTAGGCGAGATAGAAGCCGGCGAAGTGGACTTTGAGCTGCTTGAAATTTTGGAGCATTTCGAGCCATACGGACAGAAAAATCCGCGTCCGCTCTTTGAGATCAAATCCGCCGTCGTCAAAAACAAAAAACTAATCGGAAGGGAACAAAATCACCTAAAACTCATCCTGCAAAAAGACGGCAAATGCCTCGAGGCGCTGTTTTTTAACTTTACTCGCGAGCCGCATGCGGGCGAGAGCATTGACCTCGTTTTTTCGGTATCGAAAAACTCGTTTCGCGGACTGGTTACGCCGCAACTACTGGTAAAAGAGATATCGTGA
- a CDS encoding cytochrome d ubiquinol oxidase subunit II: MLSLEFLQIYWWCVVSLLGGLLVFMMFVQGGQTLLFGLCKNELQKDMVINSIGRKWELTFTTLVMFGGACFAAFPLFYATSFGGAYWVWLAILFCFILQAVSYEYRKKPDNFLGQKTYEIFLFINGSLGVILIGMAVSTFFSGSDFLLNEHNFVQWQTPFRGLEALGNIMLYPLGIAVFFLSRVGGALYLINNIDDAEIRANARKAALKNTILFLPFFLIFIAWIFTKAGFAYDESGVVSLVGFKYALNLLQMPLVAAMIVIGVGLVLFGIFKGAFTTSIYGVVPYGVGVVLTVTGLFLISGLADTAFYPSFSNLQSSLTIKNASSSHYTLNVMAYVSLLVPFVLGYIFVVWRAMDSKKITANEIKHDHHAY, from the coding sequence ATGCTTAGTTTAGAATTTTTACAAATTTACTGGTGGTGCGTAGTTAGCTTGCTAGGCGGTTTGCTAGTGTTTATGATGTTCGTTCAGGGAGGGCAGACGCTGCTTTTTGGGCTTTGCAAAAACGAGCTTCAAAAGGACATGGTGATAAATTCTATCGGGCGCAAATGGGAGCTTACTTTTACCACGCTCGTAATGTTCGGCGGTGCGTGTTTTGCGGCGTTTCCGCTATTTTACGCCACAAGCTTCGGCGGCGCGTACTGGGTATGGCTGGCGATTTTGTTTTGCTTTATCCTCCAAGCCGTGAGCTACGAATACCGCAAAAAACCAGACAACTTCCTAGGTCAAAAAACCTATGAAATTTTCCTTTTCATCAACGGCTCTTTAGGCGTTATACTGATCGGTATGGCGGTTAGCACGTTTTTTTCGGGTAGCGACTTTTTACTAAACGAGCACAACTTCGTGCAGTGGCAAACGCCGTTTCGAGGACTTGAAGCGCTAGGCAACATCATGCTCTATCCGCTAGGCATCGCGGTATTTTTTCTCTCTCGCGTGGGCGGAGCGCTCTACCTCATCAACAACATCGACGATGCGGAGATAAGAGCCAATGCCAGAAAAGCGGCGCTAAAAAATACTATTTTGTTTTTGCCGTTCTTTTTAATCTTCATCGCTTGGATATTTACCAAAGCCGGTTTTGCCTACGACGAGAGCGGCGTAGTAAGCCTAGTGGGCTTTAAATACGCTCTAAATTTACTCCAGATGCCGCTTGTGGCTGCGATGATAGTTATAGGCGTCGGACTCGTGCTTTTTGGTATATTTAAAGGCGCGTTTACGACAAGCATCTACGGCGTAGTGCCTTACGGCGTGGGCGTAGTGCTAACGGTTACGGGACTATTTTTGATATCAGGCCTTGCGGACACGGCGTTTTATCCGTCGTTTTCAAATTTACAAAGCTCGCTCACGATCAAAAACGCAAGCTCTAGCCACTACACGCTAAACGTCATGGCCTACGTGAGCCTGCTAGTGCCGTTTGTTTTGGGCTATATTTTCGTCGTTTGGCGCGCGATGGATAGCAAAAAGATCACGGCCAATGAGATCAAGCACGATCATCACGCATATTAA
- a CDS encoding DUF4492 domain-containing protein, translating into MIKKYIKNISSLYIDGFRSMKLGKSLWLVIAIKLLIMFGILKVFIFDESLNSKFESDEAKANFVISNLTKE; encoded by the coding sequence ATGATTAAAAAATATATTAAAAACATCTCGTCTTTGTATATAGACGGCTTTAGGAGCATGAAGCTCGGAAAGAGCCTGTGGCTCGTGATAGCTATCAAGCTACTTATAATGTTCGGGATTTTAAAAGTATTTATCTTTGATGAAAGTTTAAATTCAAAATTTGAGAGCGACGAGGCCAAAGCGAACTTCGTCATTTCAAATTTGACAAAGGAATAA
- a CDS encoding iron-containing alcohol dehydrogenase, with protein MFDFTFHNPVKIEFGRGKERNIGLYMCEFNAKRTLLIYGSDRIKKDGLFDKVTASLKENGIEFIELGGVVSNPVLSKVYKGIELARRFNADSVLSVGGGSCLDSAKAIAAGALYEGDVWDFFTGKDPSRALKIFDIITLAATGSEMNSGAVVTNEATKQKFAIHGDVLYPLVSVVNPQLQASVSREYLVYSAADIIAHSIEGYFTAKVQPDIINLYIEANIKTVMKTTEILLADPDNYDARAEFAWAATMALNGLTYVGTHGYSYPNHMLEHAMSAVVNCAHGAGLAVIMPAWMKWYKSRNLGAFERFAREIFGVNSADEGIAAFKAWLSKIGAPVSLKVVGIEDETLEEVVNLAHDYAVNWRKDKLYTKENIKEIFELAN; from the coding sequence ATGTTTGACTTCACTTTTCACAACCCCGTAAAAATCGAATTCGGCAGAGGCAAAGAGCGAAATATCGGGCTTTATATGTGCGAATTTAACGCTAAAAGAACCCTACTTATCTACGGCAGCGACCGTATCAAAAAAGACGGACTCTTTGACAAGGTTACGGCAAGCCTAAAAGAAAACGGCATAGAGTTTATAGAACTTGGCGGCGTAGTTAGCAACCCCGTGCTAAGCAAAGTTTACAAAGGCATCGAGCTAGCTAGGAGATTTAACGCCGACAGCGTGCTAAGCGTAGGCGGAGGCTCCTGTCTAGATAGCGCCAAAGCCATCGCCGCGGGCGCGCTGTACGAGGGCGACGTGTGGGACTTTTTCACAGGCAAAGACCCGAGCCGCGCACTAAAAATCTTTGACATCATCACTCTTGCGGCGACGGGCAGCGAGATGAACTCGGGTGCGGTCGTGACAAACGAAGCTACAAAACAAAAATTCGCCATCCACGGCGACGTGCTATATCCGCTAGTCTCAGTCGTAAACCCGCAGCTGCAAGCAAGCGTTAGCCGCGAGTACCTAGTCTACTCCGCTGCCGATATCATCGCGCACAGCATCGAGGGATACTTCACGGCTAAAGTGCAACCTGACATCATCAATCTCTACATCGAAGCCAACATCAAAACCGTGATGAAAACGACCGAAATTTTACTAGCTGACCCCGATAACTACGACGCCAGAGCCGAGTTTGCCTGGGCGGCGACGATGGCGCTAAACGGCCTAACCTACGTCGGTACGCACGGCTACTCCTACCCGAACCACATGCTCGAGCACGCCATGAGCGCGGTCGTAAACTGCGCGCACGGAGCGGGCCTAGCGGTCATAATGCCTGCGTGGATGAAGTGGTATAAGAGCCGAAATTTGGGCGCATTCGAGCGTTTTGCGCGCGAGATTTTCGGCGTAAATTCAGCCGATGAGGGCATCGCCGCCTTTAAAGCGTGGCTTAGTAAAATCGGCGCTCCAGTTAGCCTAAAGGTCGTCGGCATAGAGGACGAAACGCTAGAGGAAGTCGTAAATTTAGCCCACGACTACGCGGTAAACTGGCGCAAAGATAAGCTATACACGAAGGAAAATATCAAAGAGATTTTTGAGCTGGCAAACTAG